In the genome of Pelobacter seleniigenes DSM 18267, one region contains:
- a CDS encoding bifunctional dihydroorotate dehydrogenase B NAD binding subunit/NADPH-dependent glutamate synthase, translating into MYRVLENEVLAPQVHRLVIEAPRIAKARKPGQFVIIRCDEGDERIPLTIADENKDAGTITIIVQAIGDATKKIVGRQVGEFIRDVAGPLGKATEIENFGKVVCVGGGVGTAVLFPLAKALAAAGNEVTTIIGGRSEALVILREELASFSKELLVTTEDGSLGTKGFVTAPLAEILDDPARKPDAIFAIGPVPMMAAICKQTEPYGVKTIVSLNPIMVDGTGMCGGCRVTVNNEVKFACVDGPEFDGHLVDFKELSARQQHYANDQHDRYHCRMTNDSSKENALTPKERMAIARTSMPEQDATVRATNFSEVNLGLSEQAAIQEAKRCLLCKTRPCVGGCPVAVRIPDFIARVAEGRFAEAAAILREDNALPATTGRVCPQEVQCEGVCVRGKNGEPVAIGWLERFVADWASENLEMKLPDVKPSGKKVAVIGCGPGGLTAAGELARKGHEVTVFEALHTSGGVLRYGIPEFRLPKAIVDQEVANLSALGVKFEYNVIVGQTITIPEIMAEFDACFIANGAGLPIFLNIPGENLKGVYSSNEYLTRVNLMSAYKRGSTTQIAKGPTTVVFGGGNTAMDAARTAKRMGEGRVILAYRRTKEEMPARVEEIAHAEEEGIEFMFLVAPLAIGGGEDGWVKSVKMQQMQLGEPDASGRRRPVPVEGGESEIEADIVIMSIGTMANPLLTSTCPDLKLNKWGNIEVDDNQMTSLPGVFAGGDIVRGGATVILAMGDGKNAANAIHSYLAGAEQQQAS; encoded by the coding sequence ATGTATCGCGTATTAGAGAATGAAGTATTGGCTCCGCAGGTTCATCGTCTCGTGATTGAAGCACCGCGCATTGCCAAGGCCCGCAAACCGGGCCAGTTCGTGATCATTCGTTGTGATGAAGGGGACGAGCGGATTCCATTGACCATTGCCGATGAAAACAAGGATGCCGGAACCATTACCATTATCGTCCAGGCCATCGGCGATGCGACCAAGAAGATCGTCGGTCGCCAGGTCGGCGAGTTCATCCGCGACGTGGCCGGCCCGTTGGGCAAAGCCACCGAAATCGAAAACTTCGGCAAGGTGGTCTGCGTCGGCGGCGGGGTTGGAACCGCGGTGCTGTTTCCCCTGGCCAAGGCCCTGGCCGCGGCCGGCAATGAGGTGACCACCATTATCGGCGGCCGTTCCGAGGCGCTGGTGATCCTGCGTGAAGAGCTGGCTTCCTTTTCCAAAGAGCTGCTGGTGACCACCGAAGACGGCTCCCTGGGCACCAAAGGGTTTGTCACCGCACCGCTGGCCGAAATTCTTGACGATCCCGCCCGCAAGCCGGACGCCATCTTTGCCATCGGCCCGGTGCCGATGATGGCCGCGATCTGCAAACAGACCGAACCCTACGGGGTCAAAACCATTGTCAGCCTCAACCCGATTATGGTTGACGGCACCGGGATGTGCGGCGGTTGCCGGGTCACGGTCAACAATGAAGTCAAGTTCGCCTGTGTCGACGGCCCCGAGTTCGACGGACATCTGGTCGATTTCAAAGAGCTGTCCGCCCGCCAGCAGCACTATGCCAACGATCAGCACGACCGTTATCATTGCCGCATGACCAATGACAGCAGCAAGGAAAATGCCCTGACGCCGAAAGAGCGGATGGCCATTGCGCGCACCAGCATGCCCGAGCAGGATGCCACGGTTCGCGCCACCAACTTTTCCGAGGTCAACCTGGGGCTGTCCGAGCAGGCCGCGATTCAGGAGGCCAAACGCTGCCTGCTCTGCAAAACCCGCCCCTGTGTCGGCGGTTGCCCGGTAGCGGTGCGGATTCCCGATTTCATCGCCCGGGTTGCGGAAGGGCGCTTTGCCGAAGCGGCGGCCATCCTGCGTGAGGATAATGCCCTGCCGGCCACGACCGGACGGGTTTGCCCGCAGGAAGTCCAGTGCGAAGGGGTCTGCGTCCGTGGGAAAAACGGCGAGCCCGTGGCCATCGGCTGGTTGGAGCGCTTTGTCGCGGATTGGGCTAGCGAAAACCTGGAGATGAAACTGCCGGATGTCAAACCGAGCGGCAAAAAGGTTGCGGTGATCGGTTGCGGCCCCGGCGGGCTGACCGCCGCCGGTGAGCTGGCTCGCAAAGGGCACGAGGTGACGGTTTTCGAAGCCCTCCACACCAGTGGCGGGGTGCTCCGTTACGGGATTCCCGAGTTCCGGCTGCCCAAGGCGATCGTCGATCAGGAAGTCGCCAACCTGAGCGCCCTCGGCGTCAAGTTTGAATACAATGTCATCGTCGGTCAGACCATCACCATCCCGGAGATCATGGCCGAGTTCGATGCCTGCTTCATTGCCAACGGTGCCGGTCTGCCGATCTTCCTCAACATCCCCGGGGAAAACCTGAAAGGCGTGTATTCGTCCAACGAATACCTGACCCGGGTCAACCTGATGAGCGCCTATAAACGCGGCAGCACCACCCAGATCGCCAAGGGGCCGACCACTGTCGTCTTCGGCGGCGGCAATACGGCCATGGATGCGGCCCGGACCGCCAAGCGGATGGGCGAGGGGCGGGTGATCCTGGCCTACCGGCGGACCAAAGAAGAGATGCCGGCCCGGGTGGAAGAGATCGCCCATGCCGAAGAGGAAGGGATCGAGTTCATGTTCCTGGTTGCGCCGTTGGCCATCGGCGGCGGTGAAGACGGCTGGGTCAAGAGCGTTAAAATGCAGCAGATGCAGCTGGGTGAGCCGGATGCTTCGGGACGGCGTCGGCCGGTTCCGGTGGAAGGCGGGGAGAGCGAAATCGAAGCCGATATCGTCATCATGTCCATCGGCACCATGGCCAACCCGTTGCTGACCTCGACCTGTCCGGATCTCAAACTGAACAAGTGGGGGAACATCGAGGTTGACGACAACCAGATGACTTCGCTGCCGGGGGTGTTTGCCGGTGGGGATATTGTCCGCGGTGGCGCCACCGTCATTCTGGCCATGGGTGACGGCAAGAACGCAGCGAACGCCATCCACAGCTATCTGGCCGGTGCCGAGCAGCAACAGGCATCCTGA
- a CDS encoding acetate kinase: MDILALNCGSSSVKYQLYSWDRKAVIAQGMVERVTIGDSYIIHEVPGRETYREEYECPDHTVAVQLIIKTLTSADQGVVKDMAQISAVGHRIVHGGEKFTRSVKIDDEVLAAIKEFSHLAPLHNPPNISGVEAAKTVLPDVPHIAIFDTAFHQTMPEQSYTYPVPHEWYEKHGVRRYGFHGTSHLYVSKRAAVLLGKEPKDCNLITMHIGNGASHAAIKGGVCIDTSMGLTPLEGAVMGTRCGDIDPAIPSFIQQREGLSAKEIDNVLNKKSGILGITGKYTDRRDVSDGVKAGDKRCELAHNVECYRLKKYIGSYWAAVGRLDAIVFTAGVGEMGAETREGALEGLEPMGIIIDKELNRSTRTRKRETLISTPESKVKVFVIPTNEELVFIEDVVAILEGTYTDHMNFKYSFADSSFKLG; encoded by the coding sequence ATGGACATTCTTGCATTGAATTGCGGCAGCTCGTCTGTCAAGTACCAGCTCTACAGCTGGGACCGGAAAGCAGTGATCGCCCAGGGGATGGTGGAACGGGTCACCATCGGCGATTCCTACATTATTCATGAGGTTCCGGGCCGGGAAACCTATCGGGAAGAATACGAATGCCCGGACCACACGGTTGCGGTACAGCTGATCATCAAAACCCTGACCAGCGCAGATCAGGGCGTGGTCAAGGATATGGCGCAGATTTCCGCCGTTGGCCACCGGATCGTCCACGGCGGGGAGAAATTCACCCGCTCGGTCAAGATCGACGATGAAGTGCTGGCCGCCATCAAGGAGTTCTCGCACCTGGCTCCGCTGCACAATCCGCCGAATATCTCCGGGGTCGAAGCCGCCAAAACAGTGCTGCCCGATGTCCCCCATATCGCTATTTTCGACACCGCTTTCCATCAGACCATGCCGGAACAGTCCTACACCTATCCGGTTCCGCATGAATGGTACGAAAAACACGGGGTCCGTCGCTACGGCTTCCACGGCACCAGCCATCTGTATGTCTCCAAGCGCGCTGCCGTGCTCCTCGGCAAAGAGCCCAAGGATTGCAACCTGATCACCATGCACATCGGCAACGGTGCCTCCCATGCCGCGATCAAAGGCGGTGTCTGCATCGATACCTCCATGGGCCTGACCCCGCTGGAAGGTGCAGTGATGGGGACCCGTTGCGGGGATATCGATCCGGCCATTCCGTCCTTTATCCAGCAGCGTGAAGGACTGAGCGCCAAGGAGATCGATAACGTTCTCAACAAGAAATCGGGGATCCTCGGTATCACCGGCAAATACACCGATCGTCGCGATGTCAGCGATGGTGTCAAGGCTGGTGACAAACGCTGTGAACTGGCGCACAACGTCGAGTGCTACCGGCTGAAAAAATACATCGGCAGCTACTGGGCCGCAGTCGGTCGTCTTGATGCCATTGTCTTTACCGCCGGGGTTGGCGAAATGGGTGCGGAAACCCGCGAAGGGGCTCTTGAAGGTCTGGAGCCCATGGGCATCATCATCGACAAAGAGCTCAACCGCAGCACCAGAACCCGCAAACGGGAAACCCTGATCAGCACGCCGGAGTCGAAGGTCAAAGTGTTTGTCATTCCGACCAACGAAGAGCTGGTGTTCATTGAAGACGTGGTGGCGATTCTGGAAGGAACTTACACCGATCATATGAACTTCAAATATTCTTTTGCTGACAGCAGTTTCAAACTGGGGTAA
- a CDS encoding thiolase family protein, producing MRDVYIVESLRTPFGAFSGSLSTVPAPELAATVIREILKKTGLDGTEIDEVILGQVLQGGAGQAPARQAMRLGGIADAVHAMTINKVCGSGLKSLMLGAQSIMLGDSELVLTGGMENMSMAPYAMPKARSGCRMGDAKMIDLMVHDGLTDPYSGRHMGELTEGSAEKYGISREDQDTFAARSYQLSQKAVSEGIFAAEIVPVTVKTRKGDIVVDTDEDPFNGNIDKLPTLRTAFKKDGTITAGNASSINDGASVTLLASKEAVDKYNLKVKARLVAYASNSIHPDDFGEAPVEAISKAIAKAGLNQEDIDLFEINEAFSCVPLMAIKQLGINPDKVNVNGGAVAIGHPVGSSGGRLVNTLLRELAVQNKRYGLATLCIGGGEAVAAVFEKL from the coding sequence ATGCGTGATGTCTATATTGTCGAAAGTTTAAGAACTCCGTTCGGGGCCTTCAGCGGCAGCCTCAGCACGGTGCCGGCACCGGAACTGGCCGCGACCGTGATCCGGGAAATCCTCAAAAAGACCGGCCTGGACGGGACCGAGATCGATGAAGTGATTCTTGGCCAGGTGCTGCAGGGCGGAGCCGGTCAGGCTCCGGCCCGGCAGGCCATGCGACTGGGCGGCATCGCCGATGCGGTCCATGCCATGACCATCAACAAGGTCTGCGGCAGCGGGCTTAAATCCCTGATGCTCGGCGCCCAGTCGATAATGCTCGGGGATTCCGAACTGGTCCTGACCGGCGGGATGGAGAACATGTCCATGGCGCCCTATGCCATGCCGAAGGCCCGCAGCGGCTGCCGAATGGGGGATGCCAAAATGATCGACCTGATGGTCCATGATGGCTTGACCGATCCCTACTCCGGCCGGCATATGGGCGAATTGACCGAAGGCAGCGCGGAGAAGTACGGCATCTCCCGGGAAGATCAGGACACTTTTGCGGCTCGTTCCTATCAGTTGAGTCAAAAAGCGGTGAGTGAAGGTATTTTTGCCGCAGAAATAGTACCGGTGACCGTGAAAACCCGCAAAGGCGATATCGTTGTCGATACCGATGAAGATCCTTTCAACGGCAACATCGACAAGTTGCCGACCCTGCGGACCGCTTTCAAAAAGGATGGCACCATTACCGCCGGAAACGCCTCGTCCATCAATGACGGTGCCTCGGTGACCTTGCTCGCCAGCAAGGAAGCGGTGGACAAATACAACCTGAAGGTCAAGGCGCGGCTGGTGGCCTATGCCAGCAACAGCATCCACCCCGATGATTTCGGCGAAGCGCCGGTCGAGGCGATCAGCAAGGCGATTGCCAAGGCCGGACTGAACCAGGAGGATATCGATCTGTTCGAGATCAACGAAGCGTTCTCCTGCGTGCCGCTGATGGCCATCAAGCAACTCGGCATCAACCCGGACAAGGTGAACGTCAACGGCGGTGCGGTGGCCATCGGTCACCCGGTTGGCAGCAGCGGCGGTCGCCTGGTCAATACCTTGCTGCGGGAACTGGCCGTGCAGAACAAACGCTACGGTCTGGCCACTCTCTGTATCGGCGGCGGCGAGGCTGTGGCTGCGGTTTTCGAGAAACTCTAA
- a CDS encoding electron transfer flavoprotein subunit alpha/FixB family protein — MNLSDYKGILVFIEQRESVIQKVSLELLGKGRELADELGVEVTALLLGQNISQHCQEMIHCGADKVVYLEDEALKIYTTEPYAQAMTAAIQVYKPEIVLVGATAIGRDLGPRVSARLETGLTADCTKLEIGEGNHLWMTRPAFGGNIMATIICTEHRPQMSTVRPGVMKVLPRNTSRSGEVIALDYQLVPNELNVEVLEAVREEKQKINIEDADILVSGGRGVGGKDNYGGLEALAKQLHGTVSSSRAAVDAGWMTHDRQVGQTGKTVRPDVYFACGISGAIQHVAGMEESEFIIAINKDPGAPVFDVADLGIVGDLHKIVPLLVDEVSAAHNNDRSGN; from the coding sequence ATGAACCTATCTGATTATAAAGGAATCCTGGTTTTTATCGAACAGCGTGAAAGCGTGATCCAGAAAGTCTCCCTGGAGTTGCTCGGCAAGGGTCGCGAACTGGCCGACGAGCTGGGGGTCGAGGTGACCGCATTGCTGCTGGGGCAGAACATCAGCCAGCATTGCCAGGAGATGATCCACTGCGGCGCGGACAAGGTCGTCTACCTGGAAGACGAAGCGCTGAAAATCTATACCACTGAACCCTATGCCCAGGCCATGACCGCGGCCATTCAGGTTTACAAGCCGGAGATCGTGCTGGTCGGCGCAACCGCCATCGGCCGGGATCTGGGGCCGCGGGTTTCCGCCCGCCTGGAAACCGGCCTGACCGCCGACTGCACCAAGCTGGAAATCGGCGAAGGGAATCATCTCTGGATGACCCGGCCGGCCTTCGGCGGCAACATCATGGCCACCATCATCTGTACCGAACATCGCCCGCAGATGTCGACGGTGCGGCCGGGCGTCATGAAGGTGCTGCCGCGCAATACTTCCCGCAGCGGCGAAGTGATCGCGCTGGACTATCAGCTGGTCCCCAACGAGCTGAATGTCGAGGTGCTCGAAGCGGTCCGCGAGGAGAAGCAGAAAATCAATATCGAGGACGCCGATATCCTGGTGTCCGGCGGTCGCGGGGTTGGCGGCAAGGACAACTACGGCGGTCTGGAAGCGCTGGCCAAACAGCTGCACGGTACGGTCTCCTCATCACGGGCGGCGGTTGATGCCGGTTGGATGACCCATGACCGCCAGGTCGGCCAGACCGGCAAGACGGTCCGTCCGGATGTCTATTTCGCCTGCGGGATCTCCGGGGCCATTCAGCATGTGGCCGGCATGGAGGAATCCGAGTTCATTATCGCCATCAACAAAGATCCGGGTGCGCCGGTCTTCGATGTCGCCGACCTGGGAATCGTCGGAGACCTGCACAAAATAGTACCGCTGCTGGTCGATGAAGTCAGCGCAGCTCACAATAACGACAGAAGCGGGAACTGA
- a CDS encoding electron transfer flavoprotein subunit beta/FixA family protein — translation MKIVVCIKQVPDTTEVKLDPEKGTLIRTGIPSIINPDDKRGLEAALVLKEQVGAEVTVLTMGPPQADVALRESFAMGVDRAILLTDRKFAGSDTLATSHTLAAALRKLDADLIIAGRQAIDGDTAQVGPQIAEHLHLPQVSYVYELEKEDDQHLLVKRSFEDGYHRLRIKMPCLITTLSEMNIPRYMSVGKIFDAYREKEVEVWNLEHIEIDPARLGLDGSPTKVKKSFTKSAKEKGLYYDNVTPKEAVQLIVDKLKEKFIL, via the coding sequence ATGAAAATCGTTGTTTGTATAAAGCAGGTTCCGGATACCACCGAAGTCAAACTGGATCCGGAAAAAGGGACCCTGATCAGAACCGGGATCCCCAGTATCATCAATCCGGACGACAAACGCGGCCTGGAAGCCGCCCTGGTGCTGAAAGAGCAGGTCGGCGCCGAGGTGACGGTGCTGACCATGGGCCCGCCGCAGGCGGATGTCGCCCTGCGGGAATCCTTTGCCATGGGGGTCGACCGGGCGATCCTGCTGACTGACCGGAAATTCGCCGGCTCCGATACTCTGGCCACCTCTCACACCCTGGCGGCCGCTTTGCGCAAGCTCGATGCCGATCTGATCATCGCCGGACGCCAGGCCATCGACGGCGATACCGCCCAGGTTGGTCCGCAGATCGCCGAACACCTGCATCTGCCCCAGGTCTCCTATGTCTATGAGCTGGAGAAAGAGGACGATCAGCACCTGCTCGTCAAGCGGTCCTTTGAAGACGGTTACCATCGGCTGCGGATCAAAATGCCCTGCCTGATTACGACCCTGTCAGAAATGAACATCCCGCGCTACATGTCGGTTGGAAAGATTTTCGATGCCTACCGGGAAAAGGAGGTCGAAGTCTGGAACCTGGAGCATATCGAGATCGATCCGGCCCGGCTTGGCCTGGATGGCTCCCCGACCAAAGTCAAGAAGTCGTTCACCAAGAGCGCCAAGGAAAAGGGTCTGTACTACGACAACGTCACTCCCAAAGAGGCGGTACAGCTGATCGTGGATAAACTGAAAGAAAAATTTATCTTATAG
- a CDS encoding acyl-CoA dehydrogenase, with product MDFNLENEYEMLRTMYRDFSEKEVKPLAAEIDEEERFPVETVSKLARYGFLGIPIPKEYGGQGGDNLAYAMAVEELGRVCGSTSVIVSAHTSLCAAPIYEFGTEEQKQKYLIPLAKGEKLGAFGLTEPNAGTDAGAQQTTAVLDGDSYVLNGNKIFITNAGYADIYVVMAMTDKSQGTRGISAFIVEKGFPGFSVGKKEKKLGIRASSTCELIFEDCRVPKENLLGKLGKGFGLAMKTLDGGRVGIASQALGIAQGAFDETVAYVKERKQFGRPLSKFQNTQFELADMNTKLEAARLLIYKAANRKDLKLPYSADAARAKLFAAEVAMEITTKAVQLHGGYGYIREYPVERMMRDAKITEIYEGTSEVQKMVISATVL from the coding sequence ATGGATTTCAATCTGGAAAACGAATACGAAATGCTCAGAACCATGTATCGCGATTTCTCCGAAAAAGAGGTCAAACCGCTGGCGGCGGAAATCGACGAAGAGGAGCGGTTTCCCGTCGAAACCGTGTCCAAGCTGGCCCGCTACGGCTTTCTGGGGATTCCCATCCCCAAAGAGTACGGCGGTCAGGGGGGCGATAACCTGGCCTATGCCATGGCCGTGGAGGAACTCGGCCGGGTCTGCGGTTCGACCTCGGTCATCGTCTCGGCCCATACCTCCCTCTGTGCGGCGCCGATCTACGAGTTCGGTACCGAAGAGCAGAAGCAGAAGTACCTGATCCCCCTGGCGAAAGGGGAAAAACTGGGTGCTTTCGGGCTGACCGAGCCGAACGCCGGGACCGATGCCGGTGCCCAGCAGACCACCGCAGTGCTCGACGGCGACAGCTATGTCCTTAACGGCAACAAGATTTTTATCACCAATGCCGGTTATGCCGATATCTACGTGGTCATGGCCATGACCGACAAAAGTCAGGGCACCCGCGGCATCTCCGCCTTTATTGTGGAGAAGGGTTTCCCCGGGTTCTCCGTCGGCAAAAAAGAGAAAAAACTGGGGATCCGCGCCTCGTCAACCTGCGAACTGATTTTCGAGGATTGCCGGGTGCCCAAAGAGAACCTGCTCGGTAAGCTCGGTAAAGGGTTTGGCCTGGCCATGAAAACCCTCGACGGCGGCCGGGTCGGTATCGCCTCCCAGGCGCTGGGAATCGCCCAGGGCGCTTTTGATGAAACCGTGGCCTATGTCAAGGAACGCAAGCAGTTCGGCCGGCCGTTGAGCAAATTTCAGAACACCCAGTTCGAGCTGGCGGACATGAACACCAAACTGGAAGCTGCCCGGCTGCTGATTTACAAGGCTGCCAACCGCAAAGATCTCAAGCTGCCCTACAGCGCCGACGCCGCCCGTGCCAAGCTGTTTGCAGCCGAGGTCGCTATGGAGATCACCACCAAAGCAGTCCAACTGCATGGCGGTTACGGTTATATCCGGGAGTATCCGGTCGAAAGAATGATGCGGGATGCCAAGATCACCGAGATCTACGAAGGGACCAGCGAAGTGCAGAAAATGGTCATCTCCGCGACTGTTCTGTGA
- a CDS encoding 3-hydroxybutyryl-CoA dehydrogenase, whose protein sequence is MKIAVIGAGTMGAGIAQVFAENGFTVLIKEVKEELYQRGLANIDKNLARSVKKEKISEQDKVAIVARLSGTTEVTDLADCDLVVEAAVENMAIKKTIFAELDKVCKPSAILATNTSSLSITEVAINTERADKVIGMHFFNPVPVMKLVEVITGIATSEETCAKILALSELLGKTAVEVKEAPGFVVNRILIPMINEAVGILADGVASAEDIDLAMTLGANHPIGPLALADLIGNDVNLAIMEVLYEEYADSKYRPHPLLRKMVRGGLLGRKTGRGFFDYTPAG, encoded by the coding sequence ATGAAAATCGCCGTGATCGGCGCCGGGACCATGGGCGCAGGAATCGCCCAGGTTTTTGCCGAGAACGGGTTTACCGTGCTGATCAAGGAAGTCAAGGAAGAGCTTTATCAACGCGGCCTGGCCAACATCGACAAGAATCTGGCCCGGAGCGTCAAGAAGGAGAAAATCAGCGAACAGGACAAAGTCGCGATCGTGGCCCGCCTGAGCGGCACCACAGAGGTCACGGATCTGGCTGACTGTGACCTGGTTGTCGAAGCCGCGGTGGAGAACATGGCCATCAAGAAGACCATCTTTGCCGAACTCGACAAGGTTTGCAAACCGTCCGCGATCCTCGCTACCAATACCTCGTCCCTGTCGATCACCGAGGTCGCCATCAACACCGAGCGGGCCGACAAAGTGATCGGCATGCACTTTTTCAATCCTGTGCCGGTGATGAAGCTGGTTGAAGTGATCACCGGTATCGCCACGTCCGAAGAGACCTGTGCCAAGATCCTGGCCCTGTCCGAGCTGCTCGGCAAAACCGCGGTGGAAGTCAAGGAAGCCCCCGGCTTTGTGGTCAACCGGATTCTTATCCCGATGATCAACGAAGCGGTCGGGATTCTGGCCGACGGAGTGGCCAGCGCAGAGGATATTGATCTGGCCATGACCCTGGGCGCCAACCATCCCATCGGGCCTTTGGCCCTGGCCGACCTGATCGGCAACGATGTCAACCTGGCAATTATGGAAGTGCTGTACGAAGAGTACGCCGATTCCAAATACCGTCCCCACCCGTTGTTGCGCAAGATGGTGCGCGGCGGACTGCTGGGCCGGAAAACCGGACGCGGCTTTTTCGACTATACCCCGGCCGGATAA
- a CDS encoding enoyl-CoA hydratase-related protein, whose amino-acid sequence METQLIEERREGTTAVLTINRPQALNALNTAVLRQLDEAVARVADDAAVRVLVLTGAGKAFVAGADIAEMATLDPIQARAFSAFGARVFRALELLDKPVIAAVNGFALGGGCELAMAADIRLASQKAKFGQPEVGLGIIPGFSGTQRLARLVGIAKAKELIYSGKIIPAAEAAAIGLVNQLYEPEELLPAALELAAQIAAQSPAAVALAKTAIGRGADLAIEAGIELENDLFALCFAGPDQREGMTAFREKRPAVFTATVAGKS is encoded by the coding sequence ATGGAGACGCAATTGATCGAAGAGCGCCGCGAAGGGACCACCGCGGTTTTGACCATCAACCGGCCGCAGGCGTTGAATGCCCTGAACACTGCCGTTCTTCGGCAGTTGGACGAGGCCGTGGCCAGGGTGGCTGACGATGCAGCGGTTCGCGTGCTGGTCTTGACCGGCGCGGGCAAGGCGTTCGTCGCCGGTGCCGATATCGCGGAAATGGCAACTCTTGACCCCATCCAGGCCCGTGCTTTCTCCGCTTTTGGAGCGCGCGTGTTCCGGGCCCTGGAGCTGCTGGATAAACCGGTCATCGCCGCGGTTAACGGTTTCGCCCTGGGCGGGGGGTGCGAGCTGGCCATGGCCGCGGATATCCGGTTGGCTTCCCAGAAAGCCAAATTCGGCCAGCCCGAAGTCGGCCTCGGCATCATCCCCGGTTTTAGCGGGACCCAGCGGCTGGCACGGTTGGTGGGGATCGCCAAAGCCAAGGAACTGATCTATTCCGGAAAAATCATCCCGGCCGCCGAGGCCGCCGCCATCGGCCTGGTCAATCAGCTTTATGAACCGGAGGAGCTGCTTCCGGCGGCTCTTGAACTGGCTGCACAGATCGCCGCCCAGAGCCCGGCCGCGGTTGCGCTGGCCAAGACCGCCATCGGGCGCGGTGCCGACCTGGCTATCGAAGCCGGAATAGAGCTGGAAAACGACCTGTTCGCGCTCTGTTTTGCCGGTCCCGACCAACGGGAAGGGATGACGGCGTTCCGGGAAAAACGGCCGGCGGTTTTTACTGCCACGGTTGCAGGCAAATCATAA
- a CDS encoding MaoC family dehydratase: protein MKGLTIAEISLGDQASFQKTITETDVYLYAGITGDNNPAHINEVVAAESRFKGRIAHGMLVSGLISAVLGVQLPGPGTIYLGQELKFTAPVKFGDTIKAEVEVVEKRDEKNILKLKTTCTNQDGTVVIEGMATVMPPK from the coding sequence ATGAAAGGATTGACCATTGCCGAGATCAGCCTTGGCGATCAGGCAAGTTTCCAGAAAACCATCACCGAGACCGATGTTTACCTGTATGCCGGCATTACCGGCGACAACAATCCCGCCCACATCAACGAGGTCGTGGCCGCTGAAAGCCGTTTCAAAGGGCGGATTGCCCACGGCATGCTGGTGTCCGGACTGATTTCGGCGGTGCTGGGTGTCCAGCTGCCCGGTCCTGGCACCATTTACCTGGGGCAGGAGCTGAAGTTTACCGCCCCGGTGAAATTCGGTGACACGATCAAGGCTGAGGTCGAAGTGGTTGAGAAGCGCGATGAGAAAAATATCCTCAAGCTGAAAACCACCTGCACCAACCAGGACGGGACCGTGGTGATTGAAGGCATGGCCACGGTCATGCCGCCGAAGTAG